Genomic DNA from Triticum dicoccoides isolate Atlit2015 ecotype Zavitan chromosome 4B, WEW_v2.0, whole genome shotgun sequence:
ACTCGGGCGCCATGTACCCGCGCGTGCCCCGGATCCGCGACATGGTCACCTTCTCCTTCTTGCTCGTCAGCTTGGACAGCCCGAAGTCCGACACCTTGGGGCAGAAGTCGTCCTCCAGCAGGATGTTCTCCGGCTTGATGTCGCAGTGCAGCACCCACTCCAGGCACTCCTCGTGCAGGTACGCGATCGCCCGCGCCACGCCCAGCGCGATCCGGTACCGGGTGTGCAGGTCCAGCATCACCTGCTGCTGCTGCCCTTCACCTTGCGAGCTCTCCTCGCCGCCCTCGCCTTGAGACGGCGCCGCCGACGAGGAGCTGGAGAAGAGGTACTTGTCCAGCGACCCGTTGGGCACGTACTCGTACACCAGCATGCGCTGGTCCTTGTCCGCGCAGAACCCCCACATGCGCACCAGGTTCAGGTGGTGCATCCGCGCGATGATGGTTACCTCCGCCCAGaactccgcctcgccgccgcccacgccgtgCAGCTGCTTCACCGCCACCGCGCGCCGGTCGGGGAGCTCGCCGCGGAACACCGTGCCGTACGCGCCGCGCCCCACCACGTCCGTGAAGTCCTTGGTCGCCGTCTTCAGCTCCGCGTACGAGAACCGCCGGGGCCCGCCGGCGGGGAGGTACTCCAGCCCCAGCGTGCGCGCCATCTCGCGGTACTGCGAGTACTTGCGCAGGAACGCCCAGAAGGACAGCACCCCCGCCAGCAGCTCCACCGCGAACAGCGTCGTGATGATGGCGATGTTGCGGATGGTCGTCGCCTTCTGCTTCGGCGGCACCGGCAGCGCCAGCTGCACCGGGCACACCGTGTCGATCATGGTCGTCATTCCCGTGAACGGGTTCGTGTCGTTGTCCGTCTCCGCCACCCGCACGAAGGTGGACATCTCCGTCCCCGGCGACCAGTATCCGTCCACGAGCCGCGTCTTGTACAGGAGGCACGTCCGGTCGCCGCCGAACTTGTAGCCGAACGCCGGGCAGCCGGGGTCGTCCCGGCACATTTTCCTGCACACCTCCAGGTTACTGGGAGGCTGCTTGGACATGTACGGGCCAGGATCGGAGGACTTTTTGGGCGCGCCGCCGGAGAAGGACACGAAGTCCAATCGGACGAACTTGCCGCCGGCGCCCGCCACGCTCTTCTTGGCCTCGCAGCCGCCCCCTGCACCGGTCCTGTTGCGGAAGCCGGGCGGGCAGACGCAGGTGACGCCGTCGGCGCCCTTGGGGACGCAGATGGTGTTGTTGCCGGGGCAGGTGCCCTGGATGGTGCAGAGCTCCTGCACGAGCTCCCACACGACGCGCCACTCGCGCCTCGCCGGGAGCAGGCTGTAGAGGCGCAGGTTGCCATCGTCATCGAGCGTGAGGCGCCGCAGCCGGTCTCTGGCGCCCTTGTCGGAGGCGATGAGCGTCGTCGGGTTCCCGGCGCTGAGCTTCAGCTCGCCCTCGGTGGTGAGGTTCAGCAGCGTGCCACCGCCGCTCATGTTGGCGTAGATGGAGCCCGAGGGGTCCGCGCCGGAGAAGTACTTGAGCGCCATGGAGTTGACGAGCCGGTAGCGTCCGTTGGCAGACTGCAGCGTGGGGACATCGGTGCCCGTGCCGTTGTTGCCCTGCGGTATGGCCTGCCCCGGCATGAGCGTGTGGGTGGGATACCCGAAGCTCGACCAGGAACCGAAGATGAGGCTCCCCGTGTCGTTGAGCGTCAGCCTAGGAGCCGTGGCGTTGGTGCCGTTGGGCAGGGTCCAGATGGTGGTGTTGGTGCCGGCCCCGGCCCAAGTGAGCACGCCGGCGGCGTTGACGACGAGGGTGGAGCTGCCGTCGGCCTCGAAGAGGTCGGAGGCGTTGGAGCCTCTGTGCGCGTACCATATGACGGTCTTGCCGTCTGCGCGGGAGGAGACGTTGGCGACCCAGACGGCGAAGCGGTACTTGCCGGTGGACGACTCCGACGGCACGAAGCCGGCGGCCATGCCGCGACTCGGCGAGACGAGGATGCGGCTGGTCTCCGTCGGGAGCCAGGGCGTGGCGTCGTTGGCGGCGGGGAAGGAGGCCATCTGCTGAGCCTGGGCGCCGGCgaacgccaggaggaggaggcagggGAGGAGGGCCATGGCCATGTGGAATTGGGGATTCGATCGGTGCCTGCCGACCGACTGCGGCTGGAATGGATGGATGAATCTGGTGGAAGTCGAGTACCTAGTGCTAATCCCCAACAGTTAACTAGTAGCACCAATTGTCCAATTTGCAGTAGTATATTGGTTGTGTTGAGAGTTGACTATTCCTAGTCTTTCTCTGCGCGCGAACGGAACGGAACAGTAGCGAAGAAAATTGATTCCCCGGCGAGCGATGGCTCTTGAGGAGATTGGTCTTGGACGACCTGGCATGGCTGCTCACTGATTTAATTTGGGTTAGACAAGATAGCAGCCTCTGATGTGACCCATTGGCTATTCATTTTCTCTACCGGGGCAGGAAATGGGTACTGGGGCAGGAAATGGGTTTGTAAACTTTTGAAAACGAAAATGGGTTGTGGAAAGGGAACAAAAATGGGCTGTGAAAAATGACGGAACGGGCCTGCTAAAATCAGTCGATTGAGATTTAACGAAGTCTCAGTCAaccatgcaacatttttttaaacgTATGCAACATTTTTTCATACTGGTTGCAACATTCGTTTTGTTGGTTGAAGCATGTCATCCCTCCTCGGTTGTAGCACGTCATCTCACTGGTTGCAACATCCTTTATTAACGGTTGTAGCATTTTAGTTAGAACGGTTGTAGCATTTGTTGTTGTTGCTTGCAATACCATCACAACATTTTTCGTCGTCGTTTGTAGCATCTAGCCGTGCCGCTTGTAGCAAAAAAAATACGCTGACGTCACTCGACTGAGACTtcgttaagtctcagtcgactgagttcTAGACACACCCATGACAAAAATTGATCAGATATGGACAGAGCTACCAGTTTGTCTCCGTATTTTTCAAAACGGATGATGCCCTGAAAATGAACACGAAGAATTCAGTGCACACTGGATATGAAAGTGAATGACTACGGAAAGGAAGAGTCCCTTGAATCGTGCTCCTGAATCGTGCTCTATGAATACTATAATGTTCTCATAATCAGTGTGTGTCGCTGATGCATGGTATCATAGGAAATACTCCctcatttccggtttatagggcttatcttaaaattttagtttttccattttataagtctcaatttggttgtttcccatcacatgttcagattccaaggtgcattaaatcattgcatgcaagtattgagagaaaattgactaatgcatgtactttatgcatgcatgcgttgcaattaatgcattgataaacataattttttgagaaaaacaagagcattaattaggtgcttttgcaaactacaaaaagtattccaccactcaccatctaccttggttggtgagatttttgaattgagccttataaaccggaaaggagggagtatccaTAATTATCGAGTAAAAATTAATACCTTATTGTGACCATCATGGTCAAAGACTTGAACTTCGACAAAACTTGCAGCGGAAACCCAATTCGTGTGTAAGCCTTTCAAGATGCCACATGCAGCTAATGTTgaaaaacgtagcatgcaatttcaaaaaaattcctacgctcatgcaagatctatctagaagatgcatagcaaccatagggtaagagtgtgtccacgtaccctcgtagactgaaaacggaagcgtttgttaacgcagttgatgcagtcgaacttcttctcgttccgaccgatcaagtaccgaacgtacgacacctccgagttctacatacgttcagctcgatgacgttgctcgaactcttgatccagcaaagtgtcgagggagagttgcgtcagcatgacggtgtggtgacggtgatggtgaagtgatccacgcagggcttcgcctaagcactacgtgaatatgaccgaaggcgtaaactgtggagggggcaccgcacacggctaggaatcaatgatGTGTATTCTAGTGGTGCCCccacccacatatatataggtgggagagggaaagggcagcaaggggcgccccaagtaggagtaatcctacttgggcgcctctcacaagtcggcctccccccttccgtaagtgtcggagggggaaggaggagggggagggtaggaagggggaggccgaatccctccccttccttctctctccccctttcctttccccccaaATCAGCCtacatgggggcgcaccagccccttaggggctggtctgtctccctcttggcccattaggcccatgtagtttgcCGGGGGTTgcacggaaccccttccgatgacccgatacgtacccggtaccctcggaacacttccggtgtccgaatattatcgtcctatatatcaatctttacctctcgaccattttgatactcctcgtcatgtatgtgatctcaactgggattccgaacaacattcagtcaccaaatcaaataactcatataatacaaattgtcatcgaacgttaagcgtgcggaccctacgggttcgagaactatgtagacatgagcaagacacctcttcggtcaataaccaatagcggaacctgaatgctcatattggctcccacatattctatgaagatctttatcggtcgaactgttatgacaatatacattattccctttgtcatcggtatgttacttgcccgagattagatcgtcagtatcttcatacctagttcaatctcattaccggcaactctctttactcgttccataatgcatcatcccgcaactaactcattagtcacattgcttgcaaggcttcttatgatgtgcattaccgagagggcccagagatacctctccgatactcggagtgacaaatcctaatactgatctatgccaacccaacaaacaccttcgaagatacctgtagagcatctttataatcactcagttacgttgtgacgtttgatagcacacaaggcattcctccggtatttgggagttgcataatctcatagtaggaggaatatgtatttgacatgaagaaagcagtagcaataaaactgagcgatcattatgctaagctaacggatgggtcttaccatcacatcattctcctaatgatgtgatcccgttcatcaaatgacaacacatgtctatggctaggaaacttaaccatctttgattaacgagctagtcaagtagaggcatattagggacacggtgttttctctatgtatccacacatgtatcaagtttccggttaatacaactctagcatgaataataaaaatttatcatgaataagaaaatataaaataacaactttattaatacctctagggcatatttccttcagtctcccacttgcactagagtcaataatctagattacattgtaatgattctaacacccatggagtcttggtgttgatcatgttttgctcctggaagaggcttagtcaacgggtctgccacattcagatccgtatgtattttgcaaatctctatgtctccctccttgacaagatcacggatggagttgaagcgtctcttgatgtgtttggtctttttgtgaaatctggattccttcgctaagggaaTTGCTCATGTATTgccataaaagattttcattggacctgatgcactaggtattgaacctagattggatatgaactccttcatccagactccttcatttgctgcttccgaagcagctatgtactccgcttcacacgtagatcccgccacaacgcgctGCTTGAAACTGCatcaattgacagctccaccattcaataaaaatatgtatccggtttgtaacttagaatcatctggatcagtgtcaaagctagcatcgacgtaaccatttacgacgagctctttgtcacctccataaacgagaaacatatccttagtccttttcaggtacttcaggatgttcttgaccgctgtccagtgacccactcctagATTAATTTGGtatctccctgctaaacttatagcaaggcacacatcaggtctggtacacagcataacatacacctatgactgaggcatagggaatgactttcattttctctctatcttctgcagtggtcgggcattgagtctgactcaacttcacaccttgtaacacaggcaagaaccctttctttgactgatctattttcaacttcttcaaaactttatcaaggtatgtgctttgtgaaagtcctatcaagcatcttgatctatctctatagatcttgatgcccaatatataagcagcttcaccgaggcctttcattgaaaaacttttattcaagtatccttttatgctatccagaaattctatatcatttccaataaacaatatgtcatccacatataatattagaaccgctatagagctcccactcactttcttgtaaatacaggcttctctgaatgtctgtataaaaccatatgctttgatcacctcatcaaagcgtatattccaacttcgagatgcttgcaccaatccataaatggatcgctagagcttgcacactttgttagcacctttgggatcgacaaaaccttctggttgcatcatatacaactcttctttaagaaatcccttaaggaatgcagtttcgacGTCCATTTGCgacatttcataatcataaaatgcggcaattgctaacatgatttggacagacttaagcattgctacggctgAGAAAgtatcattgtagtcaactccttgaacttgtcgaaaaccttttgcgacaagtcgagctttatagacagtaacattaccatcagcgtccgtcttcttcttaaagatccatttattctctatgggtcgccaatcatcgggcaaatccacaaaagttcatactttgttctcatacatggattctatctcagatttcatggcctcaagccatttatcgaaatctgggctcatcataacttcttcatagttcgtaggttcgtcatggtcaagtaacatgacttccagaacaggattgccataccactctggtgcggatcgtgctctgattgacctacgaggttctgtagtaacttgatctgaagtatcatgatctttatcattagcttcctctccagttggtgtaggcatcacgagaacagaTTTCTTGGATGAGCTACTTCCCAAATTgaaagaaggtacaattaccttatcaagttctactttcctcccactcacttcttttgaggaaactccttctctagaaaggttccattcttggcaacaaagatctttccttcggatctatggtagaaggtgtacccaattgtttacttagggtatcctatgaagacacacttctcctatttgggttcgagcttatcaggctgaagccttttgacataagcatcgcatccccaaactttaagaaatgacggcttaggtttattgtcaaaccacagttcatacggtgtcgtctcaagggattttgatggtgccctatttaacgtgaatgcagttgtttctaatgcataaccccaaaacgatagtcgtaaatcggtaagagacatcatagatcgcaccatatctaataaagtacggttacgacgttcagacacaccattatgatgtggtgttccaggtggcgtgagttgcgaaactattccacattgttttaaatgaaggccaaactcataactctttACCTGCATGATCAGATCGTTGGAACgttatttttttgttacgatgattctccacttcactctaaaattctttgaacttctcaaaagtttcagacttgtgtttcattaagtagatatacccatatctgctcaaatcatctttgaaggtcataaaataacgatacccgccacgagccttgatacgtccattttgcatcatgcttttatatcaataattattgcattatgggctgttgttacacgttatatcacaatacttatgcctattctctcttattttacaaggtttacattaagagggagaatgccggcagctgggattctgggctggaaag
This window encodes:
- the LOC119294928 gene encoding G-type lectin S-receptor-like serine/threonine-protein kinase At5g24080, coding for MAMALLPCLLLLAFAGAQAQQMASFPAANDATPWLPTETSRILVSPSRGMAAGFVPSESSTGKYRFAVWVANVSSRADGKTVIWYAHRGSNASDLFEADGSSTLVVNAAGVLTWAGAGTNTTIWTLPNGTNATAPRLTLNDTGSLIFGSWSSFGYPTHTLMPGQAIPQGNNGTGTDVPTLQSANGRYRLVNSMALKYFSGADPSGSIYANMSGGGTLLNLTTEGELKLSAGNPTTLIASDKGARDRLRRLTLDDDGNLRLYSLLPARREWRVVWELVQELCTIQGTCPGNNTICVPKGADGVTCVCPPGFRNRTGAGGGCEAKKSVAGAGGKFVRLDFVSFSGGAPKKSSDPGPYMSKQPPSNLEVCRKMCRDDPGCPAFGYKFGGDRTCLLYKTRLVDGYWSPGTEMSTFVRVAETDNDTNPFTGMTTMIDTVCPVQLALPVPPKQKATTIRNIAIITTLFAVELLAGVLSFWAFLRKYSQYREMARTLGLEYLPAGGPRRFSYAELKTATKDFTDVVGRGAYGTVFRGELPDRRAVAVKQLHGVGGGEAEFWAEVTIIARMHHLNLVRMWGFCADKDQRMLVYEYVPNGSLDKYLFSSSSSAAPSQGEGGEESSQGEGQQQQVMLDLHTRYRIALGVARAIAYLHEECLEWVLHCDIKPENILLEDDFCPKVSDFGLSKLTSKKEKVTMSRIRGTRGYMAPEWVIHREPITAKADVYSFGMVLLEIVSGRRNYGFRQESVGSEDWYFPKWAYEKVYVERRIEDIMDPRILLAVDDDADSVATVERMVKTAMWCLQDRADMRPSMGKVAKMLEGTVEITDPVKPTIFCVQDD